In Mastomys coucha isolate ucsf_1 unplaced genomic scaffold, UCSF_Mcou_1 pScaffold20, whole genome shotgun sequence, one DNA window encodes the following:
- the Zyx gene encoding zyxin yields MTEKRETGGAWKDDECIVIDMIQDLRLTDGEGIESPKTQETCLANYTGAWEGRGSTDSLLSPSYPDFPLPPPPLIGEGDDSEGALGGAFPPPPPPMIEEPFPPAPLEEDIFPSPPPPLEEEGGPEAPTQLPPQPREKVSSIDLEIDSLSSLLDDMTKNDPFKARVSSGYVPPPVATPFVPKPSTKPAPGGTAPLPPWKTPSSSQPPQPQAKPQVQLHVQPQAKPHVQPQPVSSANTQPRGPLSQAPTPAPKFAPVAPKFTPVVKFSPGAPSGPGPQPNQKMGPLEAPSSVGAGSPQPPSFTYAQQKEKPLVQEKQHPQPPPAPNQNQVRSPGGPGPLTLKEVEELEQLTQQLMQDMEHPQRQSVAVNESCGKCNQPLARAQPAVRALGQLFHITCFTCHQCQQQLQGQQFYSLEGAPYCEGCYTDTLEKCNTCGQPITDRMLRATGKAYHPQCFTCVVCACPLEGTSFIVDQANQPHCVPDYHKQYAPRCSVCSEPIMPEPGRDETVRVVALDKNFHMKCYKCEDCGKALSIEADDNGCFPLDGHVLCRKCHSARAQT; encoded by the exons atgacagagaaaagagagactggTGGAGCCTGGAAAGATGATGAATGTATAGTCATAGATATGATTCAAGACTTAAGGTTGACGGACGGAGAGGGCATTGAATCTCCTAAGACACAGGAAACCTGCCTGGCAAACTACACGGGAGCAT GGGAGGGACGAGGGTCTACTGAtagccttctctctccttcctacccAGACTTTCCTTTGCCCCCTCCACCCCTTATTGGGGAGGGCGACGACTCAGAGGGTGCCCTGGGAGGTgccttcccacctccacctcccccgATGATCGAGGAACCgttccctcctgctcctctggaGGAGgacatcttcccctcccctccacctccattggaggaggagggagggcctGAGGCCCCTACCCAGCTCCCACCGCAG cccagggagaAAGTGAGCAGTATTGACCTGGAGATCGACTCTCTGTCCTCACTGCTGGATGACATGACCAAGAACGATCCCTTCAAAGCCCGG GTGTCATCTGGATATGTACCCCCACCAGTTGCCACTCCATTTGTTCCCAAGCCTAGTACCAAGCCTGCCCCTGGGGGCACAGCACCCTTACCTCCTTGGAAGACCCCTTCTAGCTCCCAGCCACCTCAGCCGCAGGCCAAGCCTCAGGTCCAGCTCCATGTCCAGCCTCAGGCCAAGCCCCATGTCCAACCCCAGCCTGTGTCTTCCGCTAACACACAGCCCCGAGGTCCCCTTTCTCAGGCTCCAACTCCAGCACCTAAGTTTGCTCCGGTGGCTCCTAAATTTACTCCTGTGGTAAAGTTCAGCCCCGGTGCTCCAAGTGGACCTGGGCCACagcccaatcaaaaaatggggccTCTGGAGGCGCCTTCTTCTGTGGGCGCAGGTTCCCCTCAGCCCCCTAGCTTCACCTATGCTCAGCAGAAGGAGAAGCCCCTAGTTCAAGAGAAGCAGCACCCACAGCCTCCACCAGCTCCAAACCAAAACCAG GTACGCTCTCCTGGAGGCCCAGGCCCCTTGACCCTGAAGGAGGTGGAAGAGTTGGAACAGCTGACCCAGCAGCTGATGCAGGACATGGAGCACCCTCAGAGGCAGAGCGTGGCAGTGAATG AGTCCTGTGGCAAATGCAATCAGCCACTGGCCCGTGCACAGCCTGCAGTTCGTGCACTGGGACAACTGTTCCATATCACCTGCTTCACTTGCCATCAGTGtcagcagcagctgcagggacAGCAGTTCTACAGCCTGGAGGGGGCACCCTATTGTGAGGGCTGCTACACC GACACTTTGGAGAAGTGCAACACGTGTGGGCAGCCCATCACTGACCGCATGCTGAGGGCCACTGGCAAAGCCTACCACCCACAGTGCTTCACCTGTGTGGTCTGCGCCTGTCCCCTGGAGGGCacctccttcattgtggaccagGCCAATCAGCCCCACTGTGTCCCTGACTATCACAA GCAATATGCTCCAAGGTGCTCCGTCTGCTCGGAGCCAATCATGCCTGAGCCTGGCCGAGATGAGACTGTGCGAGTAGTGGCGCTGGATAAGAACTTCCATATGAAGTGTTACAAGTGTGAG GACTGTGGGAAAGCCCTGTCCATTGAGGCAGATGA